ttttttaatttatctttttatgtatatgtttcttttattttataatattttatgtataggttCTGTTGTTTTTCCATACCTCatacttttacataatattatgtttcaatttgaattacatttaaaacatcgataaatattgaaaaatgttgcaAAATAGAAACTACTGTAGAGTTTTGCTGTGAAATCATTTGTAGCAATTAGTTGCTTAAACTACTAGTATATATATCGCGTACATTGTTGACGGAAATGAGCTGTCTTTATCAATATagttttctaatatattataataaaataatcctacaatctcataaatcataattaattggTTTTATTGACAGTAGACATCAAACTGTTAGAAATAGTAAACTTCTTCAGGCGACAATAAGGttaaaccaaaatttttttaattttcgtccTATTTcgaagttatttttaaatatcttgaaAAGTCATTATTGTATCGTCCTCCGCCAAATGATTGGGCCTAGTGAAACTGATAACCTTTTAATTGAGCTTATAGCTTACCTTATAGGCCGTACTTATAACCTCCtaatacgaaaaatattttttcactgtACACAAAAATTCCATatcctaaaaattttaaacgaaaaatatgttAACACCACTTCCAACGCACACTCTACCCATACGCTCATTGGCGGATTAGTGAATGCAGTATCTAACGAGTAACGGCTGTAAGGTAATCGTCCGTATCACACCTATTTCATAacggatttttttattatctaaatgactatttattagtttattacattatatacacccgtacatattattataaccacggtaagtacctaggtacctatgtaatatgcatattagataataataacattattattattagatcgcATTTCGCGTCATTCGAAAGTCTTAATCGACAACCTGCAATTCGGACGAGTGCCGCCTAGAATACCGGAGAACAATAATTCGGATGTCATTATTTTTAGGTGTGGGGACCAAATCGGATGcggccaataataatattatattattattattatcatgtcgtTTATATATACGCGATGCAGTTTTGTCTTTGACGCGGTGAAATCGATCGTCAAACCGCCGACGACAGTTATTCAGTATACCGCAGTAATAACAGCcgtggtagtagtagtagtactaTGGTAGTAGTAGTAGAAGCAGTACTGTTACACTCTACTTTCACTGGCGCAACACCAAAACGGGTATCACGACGATAGCTTTCGACCGACCGTCCGCGACTCGGGCCAGTGTGATAAACTCGCGAGCGGGCACGTcgcaaatacatatttttttccctCGATATTCGCGCGGGCGTCGTTTTCCCATCGCGTCTTCGTCTTTGGAAAAATCGAATCGGAACACGTCCGCATAACATATAACTACCGCGGTCCATAACGTCAGAAACCGCGGTGACCGGAAGTCGccgatttcaataatattattattgtacgcagCGCGAAAACCACCGACTGCAGCCAGATCTCCACCGCCGGTGTCATGAATACGACCACTGCGACCTTCGTCTGGATCGCCCTGTGTTGCTGCTCGTCGATCGCCATTCCGGTGCCCGACCGACGACTTCGGCAGACCGACCGCGTCGCCGCCGATCCTGCGGCGCCCGACCGCGTCGCTGCCGATGCGTCCGACCAACCGTTCGATCCGACGCTGGACGCCTTAGCGGACGCCAAGTACGACGAACCCACCGCCGACGACGAGAACAAAAACGGCGGCACCGAGGACAGGGAGAAGCGGCAGTTGTCCTTCGTCCAGGGCAAGCTGttgaattttttgaaagtaCGGCGCgcgcgtaatattattattattattattattgttatcgtcatCGAACGGCATGGGTGAATGGGTGATAATGGGTTCTTACGACTCGAGTTTTGATTGGACGCGCGTGATTTACCCGATCCCGATGTACCGataatacgtatttatatacttaggtatttaTGCCGTTACAAGCACACGtcatatgattattataattatcacaacttaataattattacgtgtTTCCGACCGCGCGAACCACTTCCCTCTCTATAATATAATCCTTTTTTTCCTATCGTATATCCTGTAGCTGGGCAGCGATTACGactgttgggggggggggtatacATTCATTTAAGTTTGAATGGATTACATAGCACACATTTGTCTACGCAACCAATGCATATAAACGTGGAGAGGACACGGCTGTAGAAGGGAAGTGGTTCAAGTCCACAGCATCCGACT
This genomic window from Metopolophium dirhodum isolate CAU chromosome 1, ASM1992520v1, whole genome shotgun sequence contains:
- the LOC132936731 gene encoding uncharacterized protein LOC132936731, producing MNTTTATFVWIALCCCSSIAIPVPDRRLRQTDRVAADPAAPDRVAADASDQPFDPTLDALADAKYDEPTADDENKNGGTEDREKRQLSFVQGKLLNFLKPLPVVDVTKEDEKYGNDGDKFNRIGRGFIGGVESVSNMLTSALSFPVDTAKKLSRSATEMLNNLGGRLIGLQ